The Argopecten irradians isolate NY chromosome 6, Ai_NY, whole genome shotgun sequence genome has a window encoding:
- the LOC138325079 gene encoding uncharacterized protein, with product MAEVRVKFNVAMVIALVIAEIFSVMWYTHYSPWFHHIGHRYLIPAILCDCIVVYVLKYIKEAHWTCRGWEDMAVLSLWVALFYAGLQGPHYVYDTYSASYFMYHVAHKFVLSFIILFVLHSFKKY from the exons ATGGCGGAAGTGAGAGTAAAGTTTAACGTTGCTATGGTGATAGCGTTAGTGATCGCTGAGATTTTCAGTGTAATGTGGTATACTCATTACTCACCTTGGTTTCACCACATCGGACACAGATACCTCATCCCAGCCATCCTGTGTGACTGTATCGTAGTCTACGTCCTCAAATATATCAAGGA GGCCCATTGGACCTGTCGAGGCTGGGAAGATATGGCTGTACTGAGTTTGTGGGTGGCGCTGTTTTATGCTGGTCTCCAGGGTCCTCATTATGTCTACGACACCTACAGTGCCTCCTACTTCATGTACCATGTCGCTCATAAATTCGTGTTGTCCTTTATCATACTATTTGTACTTCATAGCTTTAAAAAGTACTGA